A genomic stretch from Salarias fasciatus chromosome 18, fSalaFa1.1, whole genome shotgun sequence includes:
- the znf622 gene encoding zinc finger protein 622, with protein MASYTCISCRVAFADGEVQRAHYKTDWHRYNLKRKVADMPPVTAENFQERVLAQRAAAEKQLSDAATVEGCSACNKKFSSVNAYQNHLQSHKHQQAEKQALLVAQRKVEKMNEKNLEKGLGDEKPDHDARNEALQQALREQQRPSPAKPGGSQTPQQRAEKPPRMMWLEEQARRREREEGAGDEEEEWEDFDQDEDDDDDDDMDEDADEEESVDPEDGSAAGLPDSHAAALPGSIPVTDCLFCSHHSRSLLKNVAHMTKVHSFFIPDVEFLVDLKGFVQYLGEKVGAGNVCLWCNEKGRSFYSTEAVQSHMTDKSHCKLFTDGDAALEFADFYDFRSSYPDRKEGEDAVMDDDELPDDKALEYDDDTLELTLPSGAKIGHRSLMRYYKQRFGAERAVALSHNRNAVGRVLRQYKALGWGGDAGDGSLQKQKDMKYVQLMKSKWALKMGMNHNATRQKHFRCQVMF; from the exons ATGGCCTCCTACACGTGCATCAGTTGCCGCGTGGCATTTGCAGACGGTGAGGTGCAGCGAGCGCACTACAAGACCGACTGGCACCGTTACAACCTGAAGCGTAAGGTGGCCGACATGCCTCCCGTCACTGCCGAGAACTTCCAGGAGCGCGTCCTGGCCCAGAGGGCCGCCGCCGAGAAGCAGCTCTCCGACGCCGCCACCGTGGAGGGATGCTCCGCCTGCAACAAGAAGTTCTCCAGCGTCAACGCCTATCAGAACCACCTGCAGTCCCACAAACACCAGCAGGCAGAGAAGCAGGCCCTGCTGGTCGCCCAGAGGAAGGTGGAGAAGATGAACGAGAAGAATCTGGAGAAGGGGCTCGGCGATGAGAAACCAGACCACGACGCGAGAAACGAGGCCCTGCAGCAGGCactgagagagcagcagaggccgAGTCCCGCCAAGCCGGGAGGCAGCCAGACACCACAGCAGAGGGCGGAGAAGCCACCCAGGATGATgtggctggaggagcaggcccgccggcgagagagagaggagggcgcCGGAGATGAAGAAG AAGAATGGGAGGACTTCGATCAGGATGaagatgacgacgacgacgacgacatgGACGAAGATGCTGATGAGGAGGAGTCCGTGGACCCGGAGGACGGCAGCGCGGCCGGCCTCCCAGACTCGCACGCCGCCGCCCTGCCTGGCTCCATCCCCGTCACCGACTGCCTGTTCTGCTCGCACCACTCCAGGTCGCTCCTGAAGAACGTCGCCCACATGACCAAAGTCCACAGCTTCTTCATTCCTGACGTGGAGTTCCTGGTCGACCTCAAGGGCTTCGTTCAGTATCTGG GTGAAAAAGTCGGTGCTGGAAACGTGTGTCTGTGGTGTAACGAGAAGGGACGCTCGTTTTACTCCACAGAGGCAGTACAGAGTCACATGACCGACAAAAGCCACTGTAAACTCTTCACGGACGGCGACGCCGCCCTGGAATTTGCAGACTTCTACGACTTCAG GAGCAGCTACCCCgacaggaaggagggagaagacGCCGTCATGGACGACGACGAGCTGCCCGACGACAAGGCCCTGGAGTACGACGACGACACGCTGGAGCTCACCCTGCCTTCAG GTGCAAAGATTGGCCACCGCTCCCTCATGAGGTACTACAAGCAGCGGTTTGGAGCCGAGCGGGCCGTGGCGCTCTCCCACAACAGGAACGCCGTCGGCCGAGTCCTCCGGCAGTACAAAGCCCTGGGCTGGGGAGGAGACGCCG GCGACGGCTCCCTGCAGAAGCAGAAGGACATGAAGTACGTGCAGCTGATGAAGTCCAAGTGGGCGCTGAAGATGGGCATGAACCACAACGCCACCAGGCAGAAGCACTTCAGATGCCAGGTCATGTTCTGA